One Actinomadura viridis genomic region harbors:
- a CDS encoding DUF1972 domain-containing protein — protein MPARYGGFETAVEEIGRRLAEAGHEVTVYCRGERHPEREYLGMRLVHLPAVKKKVAETLSHTGLSVLHAAGRRITRRGPDVALVFNAANAPLLPVLRTLRIPVATHVDGLEWKRTKWSGSGRRYYRTAESLAVRWSDALIADARGIQDYYTERFGADSVFIAYGAPILARPDIGKLAEAGYAPGEYHLVVARFEPENHVHLAVEGYRRSGAVKPLVVVGSAPYADAYTTQVKELAGDDPRIRFLGGVWDQDLLDALYAGALTYLHGHSVGGTNPSLLRAMGAGACVVAYDVNFNREVLGEEAGRFFGDVESLAYQVEAAEADPGAAADRGEAARKRAAEHYVWDDVAKEYEKLCEDLAARRRTRRTVRPKK, from the coding sequence GTGCCTGCGCGCTACGGGGGTTTCGAGACCGCGGTGGAGGAGATCGGCCGCCGGCTGGCCGAGGCCGGTCACGAGGTGACCGTCTACTGCCGTGGTGAACGTCACCCCGAGCGCGAGTATCTCGGGATGCGGCTGGTGCATCTGCCGGCCGTCAAGAAGAAGGTCGCCGAGACGCTCAGCCACACGGGGCTGTCGGTGCTGCACGCCGCCGGCCGCAGGATCACCCGCCGCGGGCCGGACGTGGCCCTGGTGTTCAACGCCGCGAACGCGCCGCTGCTGCCGGTCCTGCGCACGCTGCGGATCCCGGTGGCCACGCACGTCGACGGGCTGGAGTGGAAGCGCACCAAGTGGAGCGGGTCGGGCCGGCGCTACTACCGGACCGCCGAGAGCCTGGCCGTACGCTGGTCGGACGCGCTGATCGCCGACGCCCGCGGCATCCAGGACTACTACACCGAGCGCTTCGGCGCCGACTCGGTCTTCATCGCCTACGGGGCCCCGATCCTGGCGCGGCCCGACATCGGGAAGCTGGCCGAGGCCGGGTACGCTCCGGGCGAGTACCACCTGGTCGTGGCCCGGTTCGAGCCGGAGAACCACGTGCACCTGGCGGTCGAGGGCTACCGGCGCAGCGGCGCCGTCAAGCCGCTGGTGGTGGTGGGCTCGGCCCCGTACGCCGACGCCTACACCACGCAGGTCAAGGAGCTGGCGGGCGACGACCCGCGGATCCGGTTCCTCGGCGGCGTGTGGGACCAGGACCTGCTGGACGCGCTCTACGCGGGCGCGCTGACCTACCTGCACGGGCACTCGGTCGGCGGCACCAACCCCTCGCTGCTGCGCGCGATGGGCGCCGGGGCCTGCGTGGTGGCCTACGACGTCAACTTCAACCGCGAGGTGCTGGGCGAGGAGGCCGGCCGGTTCTTCGGGGACGTGGAGTCGCTGGCGTACCAGGTGGAGGCGGCCGAGGCCGATCCGGGCGCCGCCGCCGACCGCGGTGAGGCGGCCCGTAAGCGGGCGGCCGAGCACTACGTCTGGGACGACGTCGCCAAGGAGTACGAGAAGCTCTGCGAGGACCTCGCGGCCCGCAGGCGTACCCGCAGGACGGTCCGCCCGAAGAAGTGA